The Brassica rapa cultivar Chiifu-401-42 chromosome A10, CAAS_Brap_v3.01, whole genome shotgun sequence genome segment ACGGGCAGGAATCGCTTGGATCTTCTCTAATGAAAACGGAAGTCATCTCAGCCATGGATCAGCTACGCTTGAATCGATCACCTCACCACTAGTAGCGGAAGCAATTGCGCTCCGATCCGGTCTCCTCTCTGCAGTGGAACTTGAGCATCAAAAGCTCAAAGCTTTCTCTGACAACCTAACGCTCatcagagccatcaacaacgaCTTGCAGGTAAAAGAGATCTTTGATATTGTCAAAGATATCCAAAGGATCTCATCTGCTTTTGTCGAGATATCTTTCTCTCATCTCTCTCGATCGCTGAACGTGGAAGCGGATCGATTAGCAAAACTCTCTCTAGTTTCGTCTCGTGTATCTGACCCATCCATGGGCTAAAAATATTTTGGGCCTGAGgccttttcatttttaatttaaagatcaagtgttacaaaaaaaaaaaaagtgtcgTTTCCAAGCTCTCTTATCTTATATTGATACCCCCACCAAATACAtctgaataataaaataaatataaaaaaaaaaagagtttctgACGTGGCTAATACATCTTCTCACTCATTCTATACTCTTCCTCTTATAatcttctctcttctccacTGATCCCACCAGCACACTTACTTTTCTCGATGGCGACGATGCACATTCCACTGGCGACGCTTCACGCTGAAAAACCTCAAATGATGCTCGAGTATGTCACTGGCTTGAACTCGTATGGGCCTTTGTTTGGTCTCAAAACCAAAACCCCTTTTATCATAAGCTTGAAAACTTACTATGCCACAATTCTATAAGGGTGGGAAAGATGGGATTAACCTGGTTTCGATTCTCTTCAAAGCCGCGATCCCAGAGGTGTATCTCATTGTACGGCAAGACTGCAAGCTCTATAGTACAATAGCGTGCCCAATTCTACAGCCAGGGAATGAAACTTCAGTGCATTTGAAGAAAGACTGTATGTAAACCTAGAGACTATGATTTGCTTATAAGAAAACACCCACGAAGTTGAGCCTTCTTACAAGTTACAAGCAACGTTTCCCACTGTCACAAAAGTTGAGGTGTGTAGTTGTCAAATGCTCCCTAGTGTCCTACTTAGTTTGATATCATTTTTCTGTCTTCACTATCCAAAAcaaaaagtttgaaaacaaTAATGTATACTAAATTACTAATAATTAGTACTATTTATGAGTGAAAAGAATATACAGTAAACTTAAAAGTAAATGAATATTATGGCACGTTTAAAGTTGTAAATATCAAGACATGGTAAGAGTAAAAGAAATTGAGTTTCATCATAAGGTAAACACTATTCAGAAATGGAAATAGACCGATTAAAAACGACTAACATTGATTGCATTCAAATTTGAACACCGTATTTTTAGTTTGACCCGGGTCACTGGTTTTACCCATTTATCTCTAATCCGGGTATCAGATAAAACCAAACTCGGTTTGTTAAGGGAGTTACAGTCGCACTGATTCAACCGGCCGGTCCAGTCTGGTTTTCAAAACATTGTTTGCAACCAAGTCTAACCAAAGAAAATGATCAAGAACTTTCTTACTCTAAACAAGAATCACCATTCACCAGTCTGAAACTCGTTTACTTGGACAGGTTCTTACATTATGTCCCATTTTCTTGCAGAACCCACAAGCATACACTCTCTTCCCAACACCATCTTCGACACCACCCTCAGTGGTTTTCACTCTGGCCAGCTTCCGGCATGTTCTACTGTTGTGACCGCTCTCACCACATATTCCACACTGATGATTCCTTGTGGAAATGCCCTTACTGACCATTGATTTCGACTTGGGACAAGTTCTTCGGTTATGGCCTTTCCCTCCACAAACTCGACATCGAAATCTCCTGTCTGCGTTAGTGTCCAGCTCTGGACAGTAAAAGCGTCTATGGCCTTCCTGTCCGCAGTTCTTGCAGTAAAATTTAACCCCTGAACCAATCAATGAGAGCAGAAAAATAATTCATTACCAATTCATGGCTACAAAATCTCTTGCAGAAGAAAATTTGAGCTAAactcttaatatatatcaaGAAAATGAGATTATTATACCTTTCATGGATAAGCTCCTCTTTTCACGGTTTTCATGGTTACTGAAAAAGGTTTTCATGGTTTCAGATGCATGCTTTCTAGCAGCTGGTGTCCCTTTAGCTTTCTAGAGCACAACACTACCAAGCAGGTTCAAGGAAAAAAATACCAAAAGCTGCTATACAAACAAATGAGAGTTGATCACAGACCTTAATAGCAGCTACCCTTTGAGCATGAAGCACAGGATCACCATGTATAATCTTCATTCGATTACTAAATAGTCCAGTCTTGGCATTGAGACTCTATAAAACAATATCTCTGGTCAGTAACAATTCCTCATGGAAAGCATAATGTACcatgaaagtttataaatggAACTAACTTTAAGAGACCGGCTAATCTTTTgtccaacttcaggaggtggtGACTGGTAAATCCTCTTGGATTTTCCCCTTGGACTGAACTTTATCTCCAAATTATCAACCTCATCATCCTCCTTCACTCGAAATGGAGAACTGTGAAAAAAAGTGACATTTTATTAGTCTTAAACAATAACACAATCTCAACAGCTCTAAAATTACAACATTACCTGGATCTAGCTTTCTCCCAAGGTCGTTCATCGATTGATTCTTCCCATATTACACAGTCTCCCAAACATCTGAGACAAGTCATAATGCCCTACACAAAAAGTTTCAATTAACGAGGGCATAAGTTTGAAGTCAGTAGTAGTCTGTTGAGAAGCTATTAACCGTTGCGAATACCTTTCCTTTGCATTGAGGGCAATCCAGCCTCGCCCTCTCGATTCCGCAGTCTGAGCATGAGGTGTAGCCTCTTCCTCTACAAGTGGGACACGGAAGCTCTCGAATGTACTGACCGTTGGGACCAAACCATGACCTTGGTTCACGAGAATCACCAGATACATTCCTGAAGAAAACCAATCACCAAAAAGTACATAACAAAAATCTGCAAACTTCATCTTTGTTTCAAATTGAAGAACAAAAGTACAAGGACGTCGCAttgatatacaaaaaaaaaaggctaaAGAGTGTGTTGTTACCTGGGCTTGAAGTCAACACCAAACAGTTCCTCTGAAGGATCATAACCCGTCTGTCTCTGTTCAAAGACAGGACAATTCATCATTCACCAATGTGTTTTAAGAATGTATACAAGAGATAAGAGAAGGTGGGGTGAATATAATAATACGTTGTTTTGTCTGGAGGATGGAACTGAACCATCGTTGTTGTCGGAGGAAGATAATGCGCGAGGAAAGAAGACGAATTTTGTGTTGGGATTGAGATGAAACATGAATcccgtcttcttccttctccATTGTGGCTGCAAAACCTGAATTCCAGAATGGATCGAGCACATGAGGAGAGAATAAATCCcttgaaacaaaagaaaaatgaaggAGGAGATGAGGAACACTCACCACCACACACTAGTGTTCgtcttgaaaaagaaaaaagacaaaacagaAGCTTAACTTTGCTTTTGCTCTTCTAGGCTGTTGTGTGACGATCCAACGTGGCATACGTTTAGCTCTCTTAATGACATTCGATGAATAATGTCGGATGTAAAAAAATCATGTTTCCTTCTTaaatcagattcaaatgaaTACAACTCAGAAGTCAAAACTAAAGGTTTATAAAGAACAAGTTTATACTCCCAAAGTAACAAATCTGtgatacaaaaatattgaaaaaggaaaagaaagaaacagaaacTAATCGTCGTCTTTGTTTTAACAGCAAACACCATCACTTCCTGGTGAGCCAAAAGATATTCTCTCTGCCTTGTTAGACCCAAATGTGAACTTGATATCTCCCAACTTCTCATTGTTCATTTCATCGCTCATAGAGGGGAAAGCGAAGACCAGAGGCAACTTATCATCTCCACTTCTGTTACCCCCGAAACCAAACTGAGGAATCTCGTCATCTTTTGTTGCTTCATGCTGACTTGTAATGGCAACACCGCCACTTGGGGTTGTTGTGGATGGCATGATCGATGGAGTTGTGGGCTCTGATGTTGCTGCTCCATCAGATGAAGATGACACCGGGAATGTGAAGCTAGCGTTTGAACCCGAAGGAACTGCCCATCTTTGGTAAGTAGGCTTGGCTACTGAGATCGATGAAAGTGACCGTTTGTTATTTCCCAGTGAGTGGGATGGTGGCTTGGGGAGATTTGCGGGCTCGCCTCCAAAAGAATAGGAAACAGCTTTTGTAGCGTCCTGAAGAAGCAAACAAATGCAATTCAGTTTCAAAACTCATAACCGTAAACAAAGATGTAAGTTACCAAATAGATTACGAACTGTTAGAAAGTATATCCAGTTTCAGAAGAAATCTACGAAGAAAGCATAAATAGtaaaagggaaaaagaagacAGATACCTTGGGCTTCCCTAACTCATACTGGAGTGTGGTACCACTACTACTTCCACTCAATATTCCATTTGATGCTGAAGCGGTCTTGGCCATTGCATTTTGAATATCACCGGTGGTAACTTCAGATAGTTTCGGCACGGATGATGGCGGATTGTGAGAGAAAATGTTCGGGATCTCTTCATTCGACTTGGCTGGGCCATCCTTTTTCACATTGTTGATATTCAAGTTGCTTTGTTCAACAGTTTTCGAAGACTGTGGAAATCTCCAAGAAGTGGCAAGCTTTAACTCATCAGATTTGTTTTTCGGCGTGGGTAGGGTCCGTTCAAGGTGATCCAGTATCGTCTTAGCGATCTGACTAGAATGTCTAGGCACAGTCGGTGTACCAGCTTCCAACCCTATATGCTTGCCAAATGTTGTTGTCTGGGACACAGATAGGTTGCTTGATTCCCCTGCTTCAGAGCTCTTCTTGTAAGCGGAATTTTCAAAACGACCCCTGGAAGGTCGTGAATAAGGAGACATGGTGGTGCTCTGGCGAGATCTTCTACTGGGTCCAAAAAGTCCACCATCACTTCCCTTGTTAAGTTTGAGCTGGGCACATTAGATAAGAACTTATCAGGTTTCAACAAAGGAAATAGAACTCAGCCGAGAGAAGAACCCAAGAAAGATTCAAATGGCAGCATAGCGATGATTCTAAGTTAGAACCAAGTTTTGCAAAATGTTAACAACACATCCGGAAAGAACACCATCTTTTCATTAAGATTTGTCTTTAAGctaacaaaaataaacagtaAGTGCACACaatgttataaattttacaGATAAGCAAGAATTGTATAGCCGACTGGGAGAGTTTACCTGGCCATATCTTGTCTGCACACTTTGGGAGGGAGACTGTAGGGTGCTCAGGCGCTTGCTACTATTGTCTTGCAATTGCATCAGCTGAGCAAAATCAAAGGAACAGTTCAAATATACCAAAAAATCTTTCAGCAAAAGGGTATTACGAAAAACTCTACACACCTGTGACTTAGAACCTGAAAGGATGGATCTAGGATATGGGGTCCTTGGAAAACTTCGGATCCCAAAGTTTTCTCGTTGACTTTGAGGAGTTGCAAAACCAGATTGCTCATTTAACTTGACACCAGGCCAACCAGCAGAAGGCTTGCTTGATGGTGATGCACCTGAAGAATTTTCTACAAGCATACCCCGGTCTAGACAATTCTTTTCATTTCTTGCTACAAAACCTTGGGAACTACTTGATGGTGCCTGGCCTCCCATATATGCCTTAGCAAGTTCTGCTGGTGATAGACCAGCTTCATCCCCCACATGTTTGCCTCCTTCAAAAGTCTATAAGAAAAAAGCcagtattttaaaatagttacaGAAATAAGGACTAGTGAAGTAAGAAACATCGACTACTTGATGAAGCAAATATGTGAAATTACATAGCTCTTCCATCAAATGATTTCACAAATGATCAAACCATGTACATTGCTAGTTTCATtaaacatacaaataaaaattcagGATAGCAACCAACTTACTACCGACTTGGCAAGTGGGGTTGGTGTAGCCCAAAGATCAATACCAGCATCCTTGTCACCACTGGGCTCTTCTTTCTGATCAAGAAAACTCACACTTTTCTTGGCTCTCTCTCTCGTTGGGATCTCCATTATCTCTTCTCTCGCGACATCAGGTAGATCAATAGCCCTTGAATTTATTATCTCTATAAGACGATCAGTTTCCGCCCTGTATAGAGATTAAATATATCAATGTAAAAATCGCATTTGCAAACAAAGTACAAACAGAACTGCAAAGAACGATAACAGGAAGAGCAGGAAAGATAAGCAGCCGCTAAATATGAATGTAATGACCCAGACATGACTATAcgcataaacaaaataataagcaAAAGGAAGAAAGTTTCCATCGAGCATCATTTGAAATGCAACTAACGTACAGACACGATAATAAACAACATACCGTGAAAACGTTTTTCCTTGCATTAGCCTTTCAAGCTCGGAGATCGCATCAACATCATTTTTTGCTCTGTTGCTTATTGCTTGTGCACTGGTACTGAAATTGCTTTCCTTAATGTTTGATGTACTACTAGTACCTCCCTCTTCAATTGATTCTGACTTCGGTTCGTACAAAGTTTCTCAAATAAtgtaaaggagaaaaatgaTGTATCTCTTGTAAATCATAAAAGCAGGTATTAAATGAAGAGAGTACGGATAGCAAGAGAAACGAATTGTATGAATGTCGAATGAAGAGAAAGTTTAAACCTAAGAACACGGAGCTTTAAGATTACATCTTTCTTAGACTATAGAAAGATCACTTATACACTTCTATGATTACTTAAGTAACAATTTCTATCCTCGAATACCTTGGTAACAATTTTAGAGATCCATGTATACAAATTATGAAATCACAAAAACAAATTCTGACAAGACACCCAAACGCAATGAGTCATAAATAGCAAAATAAACAGTTAAATAAAACCCTTTTTTTGGGTAATCCAGTTAAATAAAACTTGAGCATGATAAAGAAGGCTTGTAGATTTTAACTGGTATTTCCACAAGCAGATAAAATCAACATGGACACATACAGAAAACAAACGAAACGTTAGCAAAGAACTGTGTTTTTGCCCACAaaaagaatttcaaaaaaaaaaaaaaaaagacagaggaGAAGAAAGACGCTTACATTTAAACTTGGTGTAACACTGCTGGGATCATTCTCCTGTAAATCATCCTGCAGCTTATCTAGTAGAGAAAAGAGGCCGAATGTTAAGTCCACTCTCTTGAACGAAATCCAAAAGACTTAAAATTAGACAAGTAGAAGCAGTGATAACTCATCTCTCTAGATTGTTCACTTCAAAGACACTTTTAAAGCAAAGAGGCCAGTACATACATACATCCATTCACACAAAGAGCTAGTTACTAACACTAACACGCAAACATAATCAATTAGAAATCTCCCGAGGAAGAGAAGCCTTATATACGAATCTAGAAAACcttgatgttgttgttgttcttcacTTTCCGGAGCTCTAAGAGCAGGAGCACTCGAGAAGAAGTAAGGAAGTAGTTTCGTAGCCCCGCTGGAGATAGCCCGATAAGCAGGATCGACGATTCTCGAGATCCACGGCCTACTCCGTTGTACTTGGTTCTGAGGCGGTCGAGAATACGGCGTCGTCGTTGTATGTCTCCTCGCGGTTTGCCTCTTCAGTTTGCCGCCTGTACCTCTTGCCGCATCGCTCGCCGCCGCCGCGGAGAAGGTCGCTTTTCCTCCACTGGCGGccatgtctctctctctctccttctttgTTTCAGTGTGTTCcctttgtttaagtttttttttaccactcttttaagcaaaaaaaaatcttttctgTTGTTATATTTTGGAACGAAATATTCGGagtattaatatttaaatgatcatttaaatattaattagatttatttcaacaaaatattaattagatTTAGCTattgaagtaaataaattaaggTTTATTAATTTACGTATCAAATTGTTTTGCTGTTGTACTTGTTACAATTTTTAATAACACTAGATtctttgtccgcgctacgcgcggaaaatgcttttaattaaatatattaattttaaggTAGAAATCTATTTGTGAAAACGGTGGAAATCtcttaaaatattgaaaatgtaTTTgctagttttaattaaaatttgattggaTGCCTATAACTTTTTCTAGTTGGAGAGATAAAATCTGTGAATGAATTGATCAAGATATATTTAGTGCACTTATTATATTCAAAGACATAGTACAATAATTTGATGGGATACGAATAAAGAAACAGAAAGAGGTTGGAGAGCGTATTTTCCTCTATTGTTTTGATTTGTCCtgatgtttttgtttcgttGAATAGGCGAAGTTGCTCTTGAGTTCATTATTTGGTTGACTTGTTATTCGTCCTTTGAGGTGCTTGATGTATTTGATTAAGTTGTCAGAGTAAAATCTTGTTGTTAGTGATGAAGCTGAGTTGTAGTTTTCCCGCAATAGTGAGTGTAATATTTGTATgaacaataaattaaatatagatCGCTTATCTTTAAATAGTCTTATACTTGTGACGATAACAACTTGAAATTTCCGAGCTTGTGacgataaaattatttatttaaatgctGTTCCTTCTTATTAGTGAGTTTTTATGTCAAATttgtattttgtatatttaataacactttgttgtgtttttatggttttattaaatgtgtttgtaattttatttttattgctacgatcatgattttttagtgataAATGATAATGTAATTTTAACATTATGTATTatgttttatcatatattttctatttagaTTTTCCAATCTTCATGCTGTCATttattttagaatcattttagtTAGATAATAGGTTTAAAAAACATGTAACtaaaactgtgtatgttgtaaatttagactttttagtgtaACTGGGCactataaattatgaaaattataaataaaaaaattatggaaattaTAATATGATTTTATCTTGCTAAATATTTCTGCtgtgtttattttttgttttatttcgtatttttaaaattttattgccCTATTTTTAATTGAAGAGAAttgttattttcaatttttgtacCTCCATTCtatctttttgttattatttaaagGATCTGATATTTTTTAGTAGTGTATATGCAAATGAAcgaaacaatataaatatattttaaattttaataaatttgcagtttattttaaattataatttcactatttttactacaaattttactatttcttcttttttataaatcatatatttgttactacaataaataaatttataaaaaatataagtaaactATATCACTTATTCCAAAATAAATTTCGTAAGGAAgcaaataaaaaacttttaaaagtgTTGTATGAGTTAAATACGCTAAAATTTctatgactttttttttgtaacacctcTATGAAACATATTACTATTTACTATATCATTTGTTAAactataaacataaaaaaaatattgcaatctaattatagttaaaatatagtTATGGATTAAAACTCAGTGTACAAAGATAATTAAGATATTCTAAATAGATATGCAcaacttatttaatttttattattaaatttcatttttttacaaTTACTATCTTTTCAAAATACTAATCAGGTTATCGAcattgttattaaaaataaaattttatatactttctaacttaatcttttattttatattttggttacaATATTAAGCACTAATGTATCAGTTTAAGGATTATGTGAATTTTGAGTATATCTTCAGTCCAAAATTATGATCCAAAAACAgcattttccttcttttttttatctccAGTAAAAACATTCTATTAAtatcacaaattaaaaaatataaattttatttttttataacctCTATGTTTATTATTACTATGCAGTCGAGAGCACATGCATGATCTTCAGAAGACGATTACTGATATATTGAGTATATCTTCAGTCCAACATTATGATCCAAAAacatcattttcattttttttttatctccaaTAAAAACATTCTACAATCTTGTATTAATAtcacaaattgaaaaatataaattttattttttataacctCTATGTTTATTATTACTATATGCAGTCAAGAGCACATGCATGATCTTCATGAAGAAGATTAGTGTTATATTGTGATACATGGtaatgaaatttaaaagaattgtCTAAAGGCCTAGTAGTTGGTAACTGATCTGCTACTTTGTTTGCCTCCCTCTTAGTCCATCAGAATGAAATTGCTTCAAACTTAGTCGACCACCATTTGATCTCCCTCGAGAACAGTATGCTTTGAAGagtttttaaagttatatttGCTATAAACTCTACATCCATGTTCATCATCTTAACCTGTAATTCAAGAGTAAGAATAGAGAAATTAAAAGCAACACATTTGTGTAAAATGAAAATGACAAAACAGAGTAATGCAAAGCAAGACAATCTTGTGTTAGAGTTTTACCCTTTTGAAGTCATCTATGATTTTGATGGGAACCCATCCTTGTTCATCCATTAAGGAAATGAGGTACTGATCATTCTGAAGGTTTTCGTCActgaaaaaaagaataaaaatacgGAAGGTGAGCACAGAAAGGTAAGGTGATATTCTACCAACCAGCAAAGATGGACTCAAGGCATGGAAATACTTAGAGACATTCCATCAGAGGTGTCAGTTCAACATAGTATCAAAAGCACAAAATATATAGATGCAAACGCATAACTTGCCAcaagtaatattttatttgttttatgacTCTATCCTTTAAGTCGAGTTGTTCAGGAGTCATACAGAGCTTGAGGACCCTGGTTACCAGGGTGCGGACCAAAGCGTGGAGGGTAGCCTCTTATAGCTCCAGGGGGTGGAACCGGGAAGTAGTACACAGGACCTATTTcaaatgaagaaacaaaaaaaatacagcaATTTAGTAATTATACTCTATCTTAACACCATGTATGCTCAACCTGTCCCTTGACAGAGAATCAACATCTTACCGGGAAAGCCAGGACCTGGACCAACCATGAACCCAGGACCTTGCCCCATATACGGAGGTCTCACAAAGTCCCTAGGTCCAGCTCCATGCGGCATGTTTCTTGGGCCGTAACCCCTCTGATGCTGTCTAGGATATCCttgaggaggaggtggtggaagAGGGGAGGCTTGCACTGGCTTCTCGTTGCCAGACTCTGCAACAGGAGCTCCAGGAATTGGGTAAGGAGGATAAAGAGCATATGGAAAATCCGGACCAGTGGGATACGACATAGGTGGAAAAGGAGGTGGATGATAAGGTACATCGTGCATGGGGTAAGCAGGAGGAGGACCACTTTGGTTGCTCTTCTAGCCTGGCTTTTAATGACGTCCAAAAGTGAGAGCTCTTCATCAAGAAAAGATCCATCAGTGTTGCATTTGATCCACTCTCGAGGAGGCAGAATCCAGTGATGTTGTCACTGCACCTCAGCTGTTCTTCTCCTCTGTTAAGGCTCATCCCCTCCCATGCTCCCTGCTTGTTTCCAGTCCTTTGCATCAGATTTAGCATATTGGAGGAGAAATTTCCAATGAAGATTACTTTGTTAACAATATAAATGATTTCTAATTcgatagtttaaaaaaaaaaaaggcaagaaAGCGAGTACCTTCCAGCGAAAACGATAATCCTTTGGTGCTGATTCTTATTTTGGCAATTTTTAAGAGCAAGCTGAGCAATCTGGATCGCTGTTGTCAAATTAAACTCTCCAACATCGAGGGGTCAAAAGACAGTAAAATTGATGCCTCcttcaaaacaacaacaattaCAAAAATTGCTTTTGAGTAGAGAGACATACTGTGCATACAGGCCAGAATCTTGCCAAGATCAGCAGAAGTAGGCGTAGTCAAGACTCTAACTCCTTACCTGCCATTGTCAAGATCCCCACACTGTTCTCCGGATTTGACTACAATCGCAAAACACAAAAATATCCCCTAAATCACAGATAAAAAGGACAATTCAAAAGCTCTAATGGAATAGAGTGTACCTGGGTTTTGGCACCGTAGAGAAGATTGACAGCTTCGGTTTGAGCCTGTAAGAGAATTGTACATCAATGATGATCTCTTTCATCGCTGGTTTCTTCTCGTCACTAATCGCTATCAAGTAGTTTCTCCTCACCCACCCGATCCATCCCGCGATGTACATGAAAAAAATTCCTGGTGTTTTAAACTCTCCCCAATGCCTCTGGTCTCCGGTCTCTGTTCACTATCAGGTGTGCTGGCCCGTCTGCACCGCACAGAAGCCCGTAATTGCCGTAGTTGTCGAACCTAACAACAAACATAAACATGAAACAAAGATAACTAATAACCATGACTAAACGTTTGAACTTGTTTCTATCAAAAGGAAAACTCATCTTTCAAGGTCACAATTACACTTGTTTTGGCACAtaaagattttagaaaaaaaaagtatttcaaaACCCAGAACTTATCATTCATGAATATCACCCAAATTTCATCTTACGGGATCAAATATTTGGTTTTGGCCAATTAAAACGAAAACTCCAATGAAAGAATACAGAGAGGAGAAGATATACCTTTTCTTCGAACTCAACTTCTTCCATGGCGAGTAGAATCTCTTCGTTTTGAGGCTGAGGCCACTGAATGGGTAGCAGATGCGACACTGGATGATGGATCTAATAAGGACTTTAAAAAAGCTAAAAAAGAATGAGTTTATAAAGAATGAGAAAGAGAGGAGGCCAAAGGAAATCATCAAGATGGAATTAAAGTGAACGATTGATTATGTGTAACGAAGATTGGAAAAGAAGATGAAAGGAGacgattgattttttttttttttttaacaacaggAGACGATTGATTCGATGATGATTTTAGAAGATTAGGGTATGTCAGGTTTTTAACATGGGCCGTATATTTTCTTAAGATTTGAAAGCCCAAACGCAGGATTTTTTAAGGAAATGGCTAAGTAGAGATGACGTGGCATATTTAAATCTCTTGATTGGATGTTTTTTTTGCAGACGTAGACATGCTCTCTGTTCACTATATCTtgcttttagtataggttagatttgGTGCAATTATCaactatttattctatttttattgaatCGATCAATAAAAACCACTTACATTACTATCACTAACCACTATCCAATGgataaaaaacaataataattttgaacttaataaaaaataaaacatacgaaTCCGGCaccactagtatatatatatatatatatatatatatatatatatatatatatatatatatatatatatagatattgtgGAGGTGGAGGAATCTCAAGAGCTGCATGCTTCTCAGTTTCTTGAAGTAATGAATGGGTAATTAGGAGCCATTAATGAGGCTCAGCTGTTGAAGATGATAAACAGAGAATACGTAAGTGTCCGAGGAAGAGTCAATCCAAGCTTCTAGAAGTGGTCTCGATTTGAGCCAGTACATTATTGT includes the following:
- the LOC103845699 gene encoding uncharacterized protein LOC103845699 isoform X2, translated to MFHLNPNTKFVFFPRALSSSDNNDGSVPSSRQNNRQTGYDPSEELFGVDFKPRNVSGDSREPRSWFGPNGQYIRELPCPTCRGRGYTSCSDCGIERARLDCPQCKGKGIMTCLRCLGDCVIWEESIDERPWEKARSSSPFRVKEDDEVDNLEIKFSPRGKSKRIYQSPPPEVGQKISRSLKSLNAKTGLFSNRMKIIHGDPVLHAQRVAAIKKAKGTPAARKHASETMKTFFSNHENREKRSLSMKGVKFYCKNCGQEGHRRFYCPELDTNADRRFRCRVCGGKGHNRRTCPKSKSMVSKGISTRNHQCGICGESGHNSRTCRKLARVKTTEGGVEDGVGKRVYACGFCKKMGHNVRTCPSKRVSDW
- the LOC103845700 gene encoding nuclear pore complex protein NUP1 isoform X1, which translates into the protein MAASGGKATFSAAAASDAARGTGGKLKRQTARRHTTTTPYSRPPQNQVQRSRPWISRIVDPAYRAISSGATKLLPYFFSSAPALRAPESEEQQQHQDKLQDDLQENDPSSVTPSLNEPKSESIEEGGTSSTSNIKESNFSTSAQAISNRAKNDVDAISELERLMQGKTFSRAETDRLIEIINSRAIDLPDVAREEIMEIPTRERAKKSVSFLDQKEEPSGDKDAGIDLWATPTPLAKSVTFEGGKHVGDEAGLSPAELAKAYMGGQAPSSSSQGFVARNEKNCLDRGMLVENSSGASPSSKPSAGWPGVKLNEQSGFATPQSQRENFGIRSFPRTPYPRSILSGSKSQLMQLQDNSSKRLSTLQSPSQSVQTRYGQLKLNKGSDGGLFGPSRRSRQSTTMSPYSRPSRGRFENSAYKKSSEAGESSNLSVSQTTTFGKHIGLEAGTPTVPRHSSQIAKTILDHLERTLPTPKNKSDELKLATSWRFPQSSKTVEQSNLNINNVKKDGPAKSNEEIPNIFSHNPPSSVPKLSEVTTGDIQNAMAKTASASNGILSGSSSGTTLQYELGKPKDATKAVSYSFGGEPANLPKPPSHSLGNNKRSLSSISVAKPTYQRWAVPSGSNASFTFPVSSSSDGAATSEPTTPSIMPSTTTPSGGVAITSQHEATKDDEIPQFGFGGNRSGDDKLPLVFAFPSMSDEMNNEKLGDIKFTFGSNKAERISFGSPGSDGVCC
- the LOC103845699 gene encoding uncharacterized protein LOC103845699 isoform X1 — protein: MCSIHSGIQVLQPQWRRKKTGFMFHLNPNTKFVFFPRALSSSDNNDGSVPSSRQNNRQTGYDPSEELFGVDFKPRNVSGDSREPRSWFGPNGQYIRELPCPTCRGRGYTSCSDCGIERARLDCPQCKGKGIMTCLRCLGDCVIWEESIDERPWEKARSSSPFRVKEDDEVDNLEIKFSPRGKSKRIYQSPPPEVGQKISRSLKSLNAKTGLFSNRMKIIHGDPVLHAQRVAAIKKAKGTPAARKHASETMKTFFSNHENREKRSLSMKGVKFYCKNCGQEGHRRFYCPELDTNADRRFRCRVCGGKGHNRRTCPKSKSMVSKGISTRNHQCGICGESGHNSRTCRKLARVKTTEGGVEDGVGKRVYACGFCKKMGHNVRTCPSKRVSDW
- the LOC103845700 gene encoding nuclear pore complex protein NUP1 isoform X2 — its product is MAASGGKATFSAAAASDAARGTGGKLKRQTARRHTTTTPYSRPPQNQVQRSRPWISRIVDPAYRAISSGATKLLPYFFSSAPALRAPESEEQQQHQDKLQDDLQENDPSSVTPSLNSESIEEGGTSSTSNIKESNFSTSAQAISNRAKNDVDAISELERLMQGKTFSRAETDRLIEIINSRAIDLPDVAREEIMEIPTRERAKKSVSFLDQKEEPSGDKDAGIDLWATPTPLAKSVTFEGGKHVGDEAGLSPAELAKAYMGGQAPSSSSQGFVARNEKNCLDRGMLVENSSGASPSSKPSAGWPGVKLNEQSGFATPQSQRENFGIRSFPRTPYPRSILSGSKSQLMQLQDNSSKRLSTLQSPSQSVQTRYGQLKLNKGSDGGLFGPSRRSRQSTTMSPYSRPSRGRFENSAYKKSSEAGESSNLSVSQTTTFGKHIGLEAGTPTVPRHSSQIAKTILDHLERTLPTPKNKSDELKLATSWRFPQSSKTVEQSNLNINNVKKDGPAKSNEEIPNIFSHNPPSSVPKLSEVTTGDIQNAMAKTASASNGILSGSSSGTTLQYELGKPKDATKAVSYSFGGEPANLPKPPSHSLGNNKRSLSSISVAKPTYQRWAVPSGSNASFTFPVSSSSDGAATSEPTTPSIMPSTTTPSGGVAITSQHEATKDDEIPQFGFGGNRSGDDKLPLVFAFPSMSDEMNNEKLGDIKFTFGSNKAERISFGSPGSDGVCC